ATACCATCAAAACGTATTAAACCTTCTACCGTACATATCCAAATAAAACCTTGCGCATCTTCGTCTAATTCATGTGCATGATTTACGGGCAAGCCATTTGCGGTTGTCCAAATCTTTTTATGGTAATCACGGGACATAAATTGCACTTCTTGTGCAATTAAAAATGATGTGCTACCGACAATAAACACCTTTATAAAGCACCAATAAAACACCCTAACTAACATTTATTTGCTGTTTTGTACTTTAAAGATAGTTCCTCGATCTTCAACTAAAATCATGTTGTAGATTAATACCCCTTTGCTCCATTGTCAAGCCTTACAAAGACATTTTACCACATGAGGCTTCCGCTTGACCAAATCAGCCTCGCGTTGGTGCTCAAACGACCGGTGCTTAACGAGACCCAAGTAAATAATCGTTGTAATACATCACAGATTCACACAATACACCACAAAAAAAGCCCGCTAAAAAGCGAGCTAATTTGCGGAGAGGGAGGGATTCGAACCCCCGGTACCCTTACGAGTACATCGGTTTTCGAGACCGACCTGTTCAACCACTCCAGCACCTCTCCGTTTTGGTGATTCGTAATATACATCGTACAAACATTTGGTCAAAGCTGGTTTCGCCAAAAACGGATGAAACCGCACGTTCCAAAACCATAGCCTCTTATAGCCCAAATAGCGCCAACCGCTTGGATTTCCGCTTTAAAATTATCCGGTTGTAAACAGAATGTCGTATCTTATTGGAAGCGGTTTCAGAAACCCAGCCTCTTCCACCTTTTTATTTACTGTCATGTTTTTATATGGTAAAGACCGCTTAACCGTCGGAATAGTCCTTGACCTTTTAGCCAATCCGGAACAGGGTATTATTTCTCCGCAAGTTGCTGAAAAGATTATGCTTAGCGCTGGTTATGTTGACCAAATTGCGTTCGGAAACACGCCAGTTTATGGGATAAATACCGGTTTTGGACCTTTGTGCGATACGCTCATTTCGCCAGAACAAACCTCAACCTTACAACACAACTTACTAATCAGCCACAGTGTAGGCGTGGGGAACCCCATCTCGGAAACCCTTACTCGTACCATGATGATCTGCAAGGTTCATGCCTTGGCCTTAGGGTTTTCGGGTGTACAACTGGCGACTGTCGAGCGGATTCTGTGGATGATTCGTGAAAGAATTACGCCAGTTGTTCCAGAAAAAGGTTCGGTTGGCGCTTCTGGGGATTTGGCGCCATTGTCCCATCTTTTTTTACCGCTCATCGGACTTGGTGAAGTTTTTTACAAAGGAGAGCGTCTTCCCACCTCCTCTGTACTTCGCGAATTCGGCGTAAATCCACTTATTTTAGGCCCGAAAGAAGGCTTGGCACTCATCAATGGAACCCAATTTATGCTTGCCCATGCCGTTCATGGTGTCGCACGGTTCCATCATCATTTGGAAATGGCAGACCTCATCGGGGCACTTTCGATTGAGGCATTGATGGGATCCGTGAAACCATTTGAATCACGCTTACACGAAGTTCGTCCATTTGATGGGAGTTGCTTGGTAGCACAACGCCTTCGGAAAATTATTAAAGGCTCGGAAGTACTGGCTGCTCATGCCGATTGTGGCCGCGTTCAAGACCCGTATTCGCTACGGTGTATCCCTCAAGTTCATGGAGCATCACGGAATGCCTGGGCACACCTTAAATCAATAACGGAAATCGAACTCAATGCTGTAACGGACAATCCCGTGGTGCTTGGTCCAAACGAAGCAATTAGCGGCGGCAATTTCCACGGGCAACCCATTGCCCTACCGTTAGATTACACCACCCTTGCAGCATCAGAGTTAGGAAATATCGCTGATCGTCGTTGTTATCTCATGTTAGAAGGTCGGTATGGTTTACCACGTTTATTGCTTCAGGATACGGGCTTGAACTCAGGATTTATGATCCCGCAATACACCACCGCCGCCTTGGTCACCGAAAATAAAACCCTTTGTTATCCCGCTTCGGCAGACAGTATCCCCACTTCTTTAGGACAAGAAGACCATGTCTCGATGGGTTCCATAAGTGGTAGAAAGCTACACGCTGTTTTAGATAATCTTGCCTATATACAAGCGATTGAATTGCTTTATGCAAGCCAAGCAATTGAGTTTAGGCGCCCGCTTAAATCTAGTCCAATCTTAGAAGAAATCATCACCGAAGTACGTGAATGTGTGGACTTTTCGACCCAAGACAAAGTACTTTCGGCGGATATTCATGCCCTACATCAGTTGATTTTATCAGACACCCTTATTCCTAAAATTGCTCATTATGAAAACCTCAACGAAGGATTCCCGTTTTTTGGACTTCATTAATACCTATGCCCCGCATCCAGCCTACCATGCGCCACGCGGGACAGAACTTCATGCCAAATCTTGGCAAACAGAAGCACCTTTGCGTATGTTATTAAACAACTTAGATGCGGAAGTTGCCGAAAACCCAGACGAGCTTGTGGTCTATGGCGGGATCGGACAAGCTGCCAGAAATCGTGAGTCCCTCCAGAAAATCATTGAACTATTGTTGGAATTGGACGAAGACCATTCCTTGCTCGTTCAATCGGGTAAACCGGTTGGCATCGTGCGAACTCATCCAGAAGCGCCTCGCGTCCTTATTGCCAATAGCAACTTGGTTCCGCATTGGGCAACTTGGGCACATTTTAACGATCTACGTGAACGTGGTTTGATGATGTATGGCCAAATGACCGCGGGGAGTTGGATTTACATTGGTTCACAAGGGATTCTTCAAGGAACCTACGAAACCTTTATGTCTTGTGGCAGACAACACTTTGAGGGTAACTTACGCGGAAAACTGTTGGTTTCAGGCGGACTTGGCGGCATGGGAGGCTCTCAACCCTTGGCCGCGGCCATGGCCGGAGCAACTTTTCTCGGAGTGGACATAGACCCTTCTCGCATCCAAAAACGTTTGGAAACGCATTATATAGACCGCATGACAGACTCCTTTGCGGAAGCCATGCTCTGGATCCAAACGGCACTTAGCAAAGGGGACAACCTTTCCGTTGGTTTGGTAGGAGACATCGGAGACGTATTGGAAAAACTTTTGGAAGAAGGCATTACGCCCGATATTCTTACGGATCAGACTTCGGCGCATGACCCGCTGAACGGCTATGTCCCGCATGGGATTTCCCTTGAGGCTGCACTTGAATTGCGCAAAACCGATCCAGACACGTATCAGGCGCGATCTTTAGCAAGTATGGCGCGGCATGTAGGTTTGATGCTGAAACACCAAGCCAATGGTGCTGTTGTTTTTGATTATGGGAATAACCTCCGAGAATTTGCGCGACAAGGTGGGGAACCCAATGCCTTCAACTTTCCCGGATTTACACCTGCTTACATACGCCCACTTTTTTGTGAAGGCAAAGGCCCTTTCCGCTGGGTAGCCCTCTCCGGCGATCCACAAGACATTTTTACCACCGATCAAGCCTTGTTAGACCTTTTCCCAAACAACTCGGAACTTGCTACTTGGATACGCGGCGCTCAGGAAAAAGTAGCTTTTCAGGGACTTCCGGCTAGAATTTGCTGGCTTGGTATGGGCGAACGGGAACAAGCTGGATTGCTATTCAACGATTTGGTACGTTCTGGCAAGGTCAAAGCCCCGATCGTCATTGGGCGGGATCACTTAGATTGCGGCTCGGTGGCCTCGCCCAACCGTGAGACCGAGGCCATGATAGACGGTAGCGATGCGGTATCGGATTGGGCTTTACTCAATCTAATGTCCAATACTGCCGGAGGTGCAACATGGGTTTCTTTTCATCACGGCGGTGGCGTTGGGATGGGCTTTTCGCAACATGCTGGCATGGTGGTTTTGGCCGATGGGACAGACCGCGCAGCTTCTTGTATCCGACGGGTATTGCACAACGACCCCGCCATGGGCCTTTTCCGACATGCTGATGCCGGATATGATAAAGCGCAAGAATGGGCAGAACGTTTTGGCTTGCACGTCTGGTAATATGAGGAACGACATGCAAAAAATGACCTTATTTGGCCCTTTCAGCCAATTACTTTCCCTTTCTGGATTGCCCGAAAAAGGCCCCATTGCCGATGAGGAATTACAGATTGAAGCGAATGCTGGGATTTTAATACAGGCTGGAAAAGTTGTTTCCCTTGGAACTTTTGAAACCTTAAGAACAGCATACCCCCTCGCCGAAGTCCAAGAAATCGGTAGGGAAGCCGTAGTCATCCCCGGATTTGTAGATGCACACACCCACTGTTGTTTTGCAGGAAACCGCGCAATGGATTTTGCCGCAAGAAATGCCGGAAAAAGCTATCTCGAAATTGCAGAAAGGGGCGGTGGCATTTGGCGAACCGTTTTAGACACACGCAAAGCCACAAGCGAGGCATTAGAAAAACTAACGTTACAACATGTTCAAAACTTCTTAACAGAAGGTATTACCACGATCGAAATTAAAAGCGGTTATGGCTTATCGGTGGTAGAAGAACTTAAAATGCTTCGAACCATTCGCCGCGTTGCCGAGCAAACACCTTCCACCGTCGTTTCGACATGCCTTGCTGCCCATACCCTACCGCGTGATTTTTCGGGAAGCCATGACGCCTATCTTAAGGTGCTTGAGGAAGAACTTTATCCGTTCATCTTCTCCGAAAACTTAGCCCAGCGCATAGACATTTTTGTCGAGAAATCGGCCTTTCCCCAAAAAACGGCAAAGAAACACCTTCAAAAAGCGCGGCAACTCGGTTTTGCGGTATGTGTTCATGCCGATCAATTCACGACGGGTGGCTCTGAAGTCGCCATACAAGTTGGGGCCATTTCAGCGGATCACTTAGAAGCAAGTGGTACGCCAGAAATTGCGGCTTTGGCCCGATCTAATGTGGTGGCCGTAGTACTTCCGGGTGCTTCGATGGGTTTAGGCGAACCTTTTGCTCCAGCAAGAGCGTTGTTAGATATAGGAGCTTGTGTTGCCATTGCGAGCGATTTTAATCCGGGTTCAGCACCAATGGGGCAACTTTTATTACAAGCAGCCGTTTTGGCAACCTACCAAAAAATAAGCACAGCCGAGATCTTCGCGGGCCTAACCTTTCGGGCCGCAAAAGCCCTCTCGCTACCCTCAGTAGGAAAATTAGCAATAGGTTACATGGCAGACTTTCAGGCTTATCCAACCAAAGACTACAGGGAAATCCTGTATCACCAAGGAAGAATGAAGCCTTTTGCAGTTTGGAAAGCGGGCCAAATTATTAACACCGAAAAAAATGTATCAAAAACCTGATCCGAAGTTATGGCACGGACGACAAGACGGTTCGGATTATAACCACCTGAGATGGCATCAGGGCATAAAAATGATGGATCTCTCCCAAAATTTACCGATCGGAAATAAAGCTACTGCCTTACTCGGTTTTGCATGTGACGAAGGCGTCCGCAGAAATGAAGGTCGAGCAGGCGCTTCAAATGGCCCAAATGCGCTACGGAACGCTTGTCGGAACCTGCCATGGCATTTTCCAGAATCCTTCACGCTTTTTGATGCCGGAAATATCGTTTGTGAAGCAAATCGGTTGGAATCCGCACAATCCGACTTGGGGAATCTGGTTCATCAACTCCAGAAAAAACAGTATTTTACCACAATTATTGGTGGTGGACACGA
The window above is part of the Rhodothermia bacterium genome. Proteins encoded here:
- the hutH gene encoding histidine ammonia-lyase; its protein translation is MFLYGKDRLTVGIVLDLLANPEQGIISPQVAEKIMLSAGYVDQIAFGNTPVYGINTGFGPLCDTLISPEQTSTLQHNLLISHSVGVGNPISETLTRTMMICKVHALALGFSGVQLATVERILWMIRERITPVVPEKGSVGASGDLAPLSHLFLPLIGLGEVFYKGERLPTSSVLREFGVNPLILGPKEGLALINGTQFMLAHAVHGVARFHHHLEMADLIGALSIEALMGSVKPFESRLHEVRPFDGSCLVAQRLRKIIKGSEVLAAHADCGRVQDPYSLRCIPQVHGASRNAWAHLKSITEIELNAVTDNPVVLGPNEAISGGNFHGQPIALPLDYTTLAASELGNIADRRCYLMLEGRYGLPRLLLQDTGLNSGFMIPQYTTAALVTENKTLCYPASADSIPTSLGQEDHVSMGSISGRKLHAVLDNLAYIQAIELLYASQAIEFRRPLKSSPILEEIITEVRECVDFSTQDKVLSADIHALHQLILSDTLIPKIAHYENLNEGFPFFGLH
- a CDS encoding urocanate hydratase, which encodes MKTSTKDSRFLDFINTYAPHPAYHAPRGTELHAKSWQTEAPLRMLLNNLDAEVAENPDELVVYGGIGQAARNRESLQKIIELLLELDEDHSLLVQSGKPVGIVRTHPEAPRVLIANSNLVPHWATWAHFNDLRERGLMMYGQMTAGSWIYIGSQGILQGTYETFMSCGRQHFEGNLRGKLLVSGGLGGMGGSQPLAAAMAGATFLGVDIDPSRIQKRLETHYIDRMTDSFAEAMLWIQTALSKGDNLSVGLVGDIGDVLEKLLEEGITPDILTDQTSAHDPLNGYVPHGISLEAALELRKTDPDTYQARSLASMARHVGLMLKHQANGAVVFDYGNNLREFARQGGEPNAFNFPGFTPAYIRPLFCEGKGPFRWVALSGDPQDIFTTDQALLDLFPNNSELATWIRGAQEKVAFQGLPARICWLGMGEREQAGLLFNDLVRSGKVKAPIVIGRDHLDCGSVASPNRETEAMIDGSDAVSDWALLNLMSNTAGGATWVSFHHGGGVGMGFSQHAGMVVLADGTDRAASCIRRVLHNDPAMGLFRHADAGYDKAQEWAERFGLHVW
- the hutI gene encoding imidazolonepropionase; translation: MTLFGPFSQLLSLSGLPEKGPIADEELQIEANAGILIQAGKVVSLGTFETLRTAYPLAEVQEIGREAVVIPGFVDAHTHCCFAGNRAMDFAARNAGKSYLEIAERGGGIWRTVLDTRKATSEALEKLTLQHVQNFLTEGITTIEIKSGYGLSVVEELKMLRTIRRVAEQTPSTVVSTCLAAHTLPRDFSGSHDAYLKVLEEELYPFIFSENLAQRIDIFVEKSAFPQKTAKKHLQKARQLGFAVCVHADQFTTGGSEVAIQVGAISADHLEASGTPEIAALARSNVVAVVLPGASMGLGEPFAPARALLDIGACVAIASDFNPGSAPMGQLLLQAAVLATYQKISTAEIFAGLTFRAAKALSLPSVGKLAIGYMADFQAYPTKDYREILYHQGRMKPFAVWKAGQIINTEKNVSKT